The Vibrio sp. 16 genome segment TGATTTACTCTTGGTGCGAGAGTATGCTGCGGGAACCGAGCGTTACGAGCTGGGGTTCCCTAAAGGTCTGATTGACCCGGGAGAAACGCCGTTTGACGCGGCCGATCGAGAACTTAAAGAAGAGATCGGTTTTGGCGCACGTAAGCTGACGCCACTGAAAGATGTGGTCTTAGCACCGTCTTATTTCTCCAGCAAAATGACCCTGTTTATTGCAGAGGATCTATACTCAGAACAGTTAGAGGGTGATGAGCCAGAGCCGCTAGAGATCATTCGTTGGCCTCTTGCGCAAGCCGAAGAGCTCCTCACTCATCTCGATTTTTGCGAAGCGCGCAGTATTACCGCGTTGCTACTCGCTCTGCGTACCTTAAAACCATAAATAAAGCAGAGTGATAAGGATGGATTATGCCAATGACAGAAGACCTTTCCCATCATTTGCCTGCAGTGATTGAAGTCGCCCGTTCAGCCGGGCAGCTTATTCTCGATATCTATGAGAAAAAAGAGTATCAAGAGTACACCAAAAGTGATGAGACCCCCGTTACCAGTGCTGACATCGCGGCACACAAACTGATTGTTGAGAAACTGTCAGAACTGACGCCAGATATTCCTGTGTTATCGGAAGAGGCGGCGGATATTAGTTTGGAGCAGCGCTCACAATGGAATCGCTATTGGTTGGTGGACCCGCTGGATGGCACTCAAGAATTCATTGCACGCAGTGGGGATTTTGCGACCATTATTGCCTTAGTGGAAGATAACAAGCCTGTGATGGGTGTGGTATACGGCCCCGTTTCTGGGGTCACGTATTATGCCTATCAAGGAAAAGGGGCTTGGAAAATCCCTGACATGAGTGAGAGCGTGAGCATCAATACGCATCAGCATGACGGACAGGCGCACCCTATTGCCATTGCGATTAGCCGTCGTCAGGACATTAATCGCATTACAAACCGCATGAGCAGTGCGTGGAATTACGATCTGGTACCTTTGGGCTCGGCGGCGCTAAAAGCGTGTTTGGTTGCGGAAGGAGCGGTGGATTGCTACCTTCGTTTGGGCCCCACTGGGGAGTGGGACACCGCGGCGACGCAGTGCATTGTGGAAGAAGCCGGAGGTCGAATCCTCAGTACACAACTTGCGCCACTTTCATACAACGAGCGTGAGTCACTGGAAAACCCAAACTTTATCGTCTTGGGTGATGAAACCTTACCTTGGGACGAGATTCTTAAGGTCAAAGATTAGCCGCTAGCGCAAAAACAAAAGGAGACACTTGTTAAGAGTGGCTCCTTTTTTGTTTCTTCGTATCTGGCATCGCTTTCTTGCTACGCTTTGGAGTACACGTCCCTATCACCTAACCAGCGGTCAATAATCGCTGCAGCGTTGTCAGGGTAATGGTCGTGTATATGGCGAGCGATACGTTGCACTTCAGGAATTAAGCGCTGATCGCGCACTAAGTCTGCAATCTTGAAATCCGCTATGCCCGTTTGTTTGGTACCTAATAACTCACCTGGGCCTCGAATCTCTAAATCACGCTGTGCAATCACAAAGCCATCGTTACTTTCACGCAGCACGGCTAGGCGCTTTTGCGCGGTTTTCGATAGGGGTGAATGGTAGAGCAGCACACAATGGCTGGCAACGCTGCCTCGACCTACACGACCACGCAGCTGGTGCAACTGCGCCAAACCCAAGCGCTCGGGGTTTTCGATGATCATCAAGCTAGAGTTAGGCACATCAACGCCAACTTCAATCACCGTTGTGGCAACCAGCAGGTGTAGTTTGTTGTCTTTGAAATCCTGCATCACAGCTTGTTTCTCTGCCGGCTTCATGCGGCCGTGGACCAAGCCAATCTTCACGTCTGGCAATTTACGTTGTAGCTCCTCGGCGGTATCAGCAGCAGCTTGAGCCTCTAACACCTCAGATTCATCAATTAATGTGCACACCCAATACGCTTGCTTACCCTCGTTGAGGCAGGCATTTCTGACTCGCTCAACAATATCGTCTCGTTTTGTATCGGGAATGGCGACGGTTTGAATTGGCGTCCTGCCTGGTGGGAGTTCATCAATGACTGATGTCTCGAGATCCGCATAAGCGGTCATCGCCAAGGTGCGCGGGATCGGTGTCGCTGTCATGATCAACTGGTGCGGGTAGGTCCCTTGTTTTTCGCCTTTTTCACGCAGTTCAAGACGTTGATGAACGCCAAATCGGTGTTGTTCATCAATGATGACTAACGCGAGATGATCAAAAGCAACATGTTCTTGAAAGAGCGCGTGAGTGCCGACCACCATTTGCGCTTCGCCGCTGGCAATGCGAGCTAACTCGGCCTCTTTGGCTTTGCCTTTTAGTTTGCCCGCCAGCCAGCCAACCTTGATGCCCATGGGTTCAAACCAGTTAGCAAAGTTGATTGCGTGCTGCTCTGCGAGAAGCTCAGTTGGCGCCATAAGAGCGACTTGATAGCCGTGCTCAAGAGCGCGCACTGCAGCTAAAGCAGCGACTAAGGTTTTACCTGAGCCAACGTCGCCTTGCACCAAGCGCATCATCGGGTGGGGCTTAGCCAAATCTTGTTCTATCTCGCCCACGACTCGTGCTTGAGCATTGGTTGGCGTGAACGGCAATTGGTTGAGCAGTTGCTGTTTGAGTTGATGTGACTCACCCAGAGGTAGCGCTGCGTCTTGCAGACCCTTACTGCGAACCGACAGCATCGAGAGATTTTGTGCCAGTAACTCTTCCATGATCAGGCGAATTTGCGCTGGATTTTTCCCTTCATCAAATTGGTCTAAATCCATGTTGGGCGGTGGGCGATGAATGGTATGCAGCGCCTGCCCGAGTGTGATTTGGTGATCGTATAACCCTGCCGGAAGTAGCTCTTGCACGGTTGATTTATCCAGTAGTGCCAAAGCTTGCTCTGTCAGATTACGCAGAGTGATCTGGCGTAATCCTTCTGTGGTTGGGTAGACCGGCGTCAGTGTTTCCTCAACGTCGGTTTTCTGGTTTGGGGCGTAAAATTTGTAGTCTGGATGAACAATCTCTAAACCAAAGCCACCGCGTTTGACTTCTCCATAAGCATGAACAGTTTTGCCTTCTGCAAAATTGTTCTTCATTGCGGCGGTAAAGTTGAAAAAGCGCAGCGTAATCGTACCGTTGCCATCGCTCAGTTTCACTGTCAGCATTTTTCGCTTACCAAACAGCGTATCGACGGCCATTACTTTGCCTTGGACCGCCGCCCATAGGCCCGCATGCAGTTTGGCGATTGGGTAGATTCGAGTCCGGTCTTCGTAGCGCAGTGGAAGATGGAAAAGCAAGTCTTGGACGGAGTGAAGCCCAACTTTTGCCAGTTTCTCAGCCACTTTTGCTCCCACACCGGTGAGAGAAGTTAATGGAATCGCAGATAGCAGTTGGGACATAGCAAGGCTCGGTAAGTCATTCAATCTAATCTAGATAGTTAACCACCGAGCTGTGTTTTTGTACAGGGATTTTTGGCTGGTTACTTCTTCTGCATCTCAGCCCACCAAGACTCATCGGCGACGATTTGGCCTTGGTCATCGAGCGGTGGGTAGGCAAGGCCTTTGCGTTTGGCAACTTTCGCCAGAACAGGGTGACCGCGTTCAAATAGGGTTCGATGGATGACTTCTTCAGGAATGGCGCTGACTTCGTTGTCGTACATACCTGCGGCTTCACGTTGGCGCTGCGCTTCATACAGGATGACCGCGCTCGCCACAGAGACGTTGAGTGACTGAACCATGCCAATCATAGGGATGATGATATCTTGGTCGGCCAGTTGTTTCGCTTGCTCGGATGCGCCCGTCTTTTCGCTGCCCAAAATGATGGCGGTTGGTTTGGTGTAGTCAATCTCGCGAAAATCGACGGCGGTTTCAGACAAGTTGGTCACAAGGACTTGCATGCCTTGTGATTTCAGCTCATTGATGGCGTCTTCGATAGAGTCATGGGTTTCAACGTCGACCCAATTGCGCGCGCCTGCTGAAGTATGGCTTAGTGTGCGCATTTCATTTGGCCAAACCGCATGGACTTTATGAACTCCCGTCGCGTCGGCGGTGCGAATAACGGCAGAAACATTGTTTGGCTTATGCACTTCTTCCAAGCAGAGTGTGAGGTCTGCTTGGCGAGCTTTGAGGACTTCTTGGATTCGGTTGTAGCGTTCTAAATTCATAACAATAACTTACTTACAAAAATGTCCCTGAAACCAGTGGCTTCAAGGACATTTAGATTCAACGAGTGAGTTGATTAATTCTTACGACGGCGAACCTTGAGCGTCTGCGGCATAGCTTTAATTTTGCGCATGATACCAGCAAGGTGAACACGATCTTTGGTAGTCAGCAGTACCGTCACGGTATAGAGTCGGCCGTCTCGCTCTTCGGTCGACAAACCATGAATGTTGGACCCTGTTTTGGAGATAACATTGGTTAGCTCTGCCAGTGCACCTTGACGATTTTGCACATCGACTCTTAATTCAGTAATGAACTCTTGGTCGTATTCGGCAGACCATTCTACCGCCATGTACTTGTCAGGCTCTTTTTGGTAGCCGCGCACGTTAGGACAGGTTTCACGGTGAA includes the following:
- the nudE gene encoding ADP compounds hydrolase NudE, giving the protein MAKRNPPEILAKQAVAQSRLFTIEAMDLRFSNGEERTYERMKPSGRNAVMMVPVTEQGDLLLVREYAAGTERYELGFPKGLIDPGETPFDAADRELKEEIGFGARKLTPLKDVVLAPSYFSSKMTLFIAEDLYSEQLEGDEPEPLEIIRWPLAQAEELLTHLDFCEARSITALLLALRTLKP
- the trmH gene encoding tRNA (guanosine(18)-2'-O)-methyltransferase TrmH gives rise to the protein MNLERYNRIQEVLKARQADLTLCLEEVHKPNNVSAVIRTADATGVHKVHAVWPNEMRTLSHTSAGARNWVDVETHDSIEDAINELKSQGMQVLVTNLSETAVDFREIDYTKPTAIILGSEKTGASEQAKQLADQDIIIPMIGMVQSLNVSVASAVILYEAQRQREAAGMYDNEVSAIPEEVIHRTLFERGHPVLAKVAKRKGLAYPPLDDQGQIVADESWWAEMQKK
- the recG gene encoding ATP-dependent DNA helicase RecG gives rise to the protein MSQLLSAIPLTSLTGVGAKVAEKLAKVGLHSVQDLLFHLPLRYEDRTRIYPIAKLHAGLWAAVQGKVMAVDTLFGKRKMLTVKLSDGNGTITLRFFNFTAAMKNNFAEGKTVHAYGEVKRGGFGLEIVHPDYKFYAPNQKTDVEETLTPVYPTTEGLRQITLRNLTEQALALLDKSTVQELLPAGLYDHQITLGQALHTIHRPPPNMDLDQFDEGKNPAQIRLIMEELLAQNLSMLSVRSKGLQDAALPLGESHQLKQQLLNQLPFTPTNAQARVVGEIEQDLAKPHPMMRLVQGDVGSGKTLVAALAAVRALEHGYQVALMAPTELLAEQHAINFANWFEPMGIKVGWLAGKLKGKAKEAELARIASGEAQMVVGTHALFQEHVAFDHLALVIIDEQHRFGVHQRLELREKGEKQGTYPHQLIMTATPIPRTLAMTAYADLETSVIDELPPGRTPIQTVAIPDTKRDDIVERVRNACLNEGKQAYWVCTLIDESEVLEAQAAADTAEELQRKLPDVKIGLVHGRMKPAEKQAVMQDFKDNKLHLLVATTVIEVGVDVPNSSLMIIENPERLGLAQLHQLRGRVGRGSVASHCVLLYHSPLSKTAQKRLAVLRESNDGFVIAQRDLEIRGPGELLGTKQTGIADFKIADLVRDQRLIPEVQRIARHIHDHYPDNAAAIIDRWLGDRDVYSKA
- the cysQ gene encoding 3'(2'),5'-bisphosphate nucleotidase CysQ; translation: MPMTEDLSHHLPAVIEVARSAGQLILDIYEKKEYQEYTKSDETPVTSADIAAHKLIVEKLSELTPDIPVLSEEAADISLEQRSQWNRYWLVDPLDGTQEFIARSGDFATIIALVEDNKPVMGVVYGPVSGVTYYAYQGKGAWKIPDMSESVSINTHQHDGQAHPIAIAISRRQDINRITNRMSSAWNYDLVPLGSAALKACLVAEGAVDCYLRLGPTGEWDTAATQCIVEEAGGRILSTQLAPLSYNERESLENPNFIVLGDETLPWDEILKVKD